The Paenibacillus sp. FSL R7-0204 genome includes a region encoding these proteins:
- the glmU gene encoding bifunctional UDP-N-acetylglucosamine diphosphorylase/glucosamine-1-phosphate N-acetyltransferase GlmU produces the protein MKRMAVVLAAGQGKRMKSKLYKVLHPVCGKPMVGHVLDTVKATGCQRNVVVVGHGAEKVKAYLGEDAEYVLQDVQLGTGHAVKQAKDLLGSEEGTTIVICGDTPLVMSETLEGMMALHETQNAAATVLTAVMEQPAGYGRIIRGEDGGVLKIVEQKDCTESEAAVQEINTGTYCFDNAKLFAALEKVTNTNNQQEYYLTDVIGILRAQGDIVLGYQAHDAAESIGVNDRLALSEAEGYMRQRINRGHMLGGVTIIDPASTYIGAEVEIGADTVLYPGTVIKGKTVIGEDCVIGPASEIEDCVIMDGAAVKHSVLNQAQVGTRASVGPFAYLRPGTVLGEGVKVGDFVEIKNATIGDGSKVSHLSYVGDAEVGKNVNIGCGAITVNYDGYNKFRTEIGDDAFIGSNVNLVAPVTVGKGAFIVAGSTITRAVSENDLAIARARQENKPGYAEKIRSRAKAKKDQHSPS, from the coding sequence TTGAAAAGAATGGCTGTTGTACTTGCTGCAGGTCAAGGCAAGCGCATGAAATCTAAATTATACAAGGTGCTGCACCCTGTCTGCGGTAAACCGATGGTAGGGCACGTGCTTGATACAGTGAAGGCGACCGGATGCCAGCGTAATGTAGTTGTTGTAGGCCACGGCGCCGAGAAGGTTAAGGCATATTTAGGCGAAGATGCCGAATATGTGCTGCAGGATGTCCAGCTTGGAACCGGCCATGCCGTCAAGCAGGCCAAGGATCTTCTGGGCAGTGAAGAAGGAACCACCATTGTTATCTGCGGAGATACGCCGCTTGTCATGAGCGAGACACTTGAAGGCATGATGGCGCTGCATGAAACGCAGAATGCTGCTGCAACAGTCCTTACTGCTGTTATGGAGCAGCCTGCCGGATATGGCCGGATTATCCGCGGCGAAGACGGCGGAGTGTTGAAGATTGTGGAACAGAAGGACTGTACAGAGAGTGAAGCTGCGGTTCAAGAGATCAATACAGGGACGTATTGTTTTGATAATGCCAAGCTCTTTGCCGCTCTGGAGAAGGTTACGAATACCAACAACCAGCAGGAGTATTATTTGACGGATGTTATCGGCATACTCCGGGCGCAGGGCGATATCGTTCTGGGTTATCAGGCCCATGATGCAGCGGAGTCCATTGGTGTGAATGACCGGCTGGCATTGTCTGAAGCCGAAGGCTATATGCGTCAGCGCATCAACCGGGGGCATATGCTCGGCGGAGTCACTATCATTGATCCGGCTTCAACCTACATTGGGGCAGAGGTTGAGATTGGAGCAGATACTGTGCTGTATCCAGGCACGGTAATCAAGGGCAAGACAGTGATCGGCGAAGATTGTGTGATCGGTCCGGCAAGTGAAATTGAAGACTGCGTGATTATGGACGGAGCGGCTGTGAAGCATTCCGTGCTGAATCAGGCTCAGGTCGGCACACGGGCTTCCGTTGGGCCTTTTGCTTATTTACGTCCCGGCACCGTTCTGGGTGAGGGTGTTAAGGTCGGCGACTTCGTAGAGATCAAGAATGCTACAATCGGCGACGGCTCCAAGGTATCTCATTTAAGCTATGTCGGTGATGCTGAGGTCGGCAAGAATGTCAATATCGGCTGCGGTGCGATCACCGTTAATTATGACGGCTATAATAAGTTCAGAACTGAGATTGGCGATGATGCCTTTATCGGCAGCAACGTGAACCTTGTTGCTCCGGTTACAGTGGGCAAGGGCGCATTCATTGTCGCCGGTTCTACTATTACGCGTGCGGTTTCGGAGAACGATCTGGCGATTGCCAGAGCAAGGCAAGAGAATAAGCCGGGTTATGCAGAGAAGATCCGCTCCCGGGCCAAGGCGAAGAAAGACCAGCATAGTCCATCGTAA
- a CDS encoding anti-sigma-F factor Fin family protein, protein MAIHYVCRHCRTFLGSIGRSDMTEMQLGLQSLTPAERRDIIAYDSEGEITVKVTCDYCKQALDNNPELSLLASPLQ, encoded by the coding sequence ATGGCAATACACTATGTATGCAGGCACTGCCGGACGTTCTTGGGAAGCATTGGCAGAAGCGATATGACAGAGATGCAGCTGGGGCTGCAATCCTTGACCCCTGCGGAGCGCAGAGATATAATAGCGTATGATTCAGAAGGCGAGATTACGGTGAAGGTGACCTGCGATTACTGCAAGCAGGCGCTGGATAACAACCCTGAGCTCAGCCTGCTGGCCAGTCCGCTTCAGTAA
- the mfd gene encoding transcription-repair coupling factor, which yields MLLQGLIEDFSKDIDFQSVTRGIAAGMKEQLISGLSGSARQIMLAALHEETQRPLLVVTHNMFSAQKMADDLQEALSPEQVLLYPANELVAAEAAVSSPETLAQRIDVLTRCAQGFRGIVVVPYSGVRRLLPAPHVMAEAQLTVSQDGTLPLDDFLMSMIEMGYERVERVENRGELSVRGGIIDFYPMTSPLAYRVELFDDEVDSIRTFDPMDQRSIDKVRSVKITPAKEIIFDQLRQDAASTAASAMLERQLEKMSDRQAKLRLREEMGRELEMLRQGTYFPEVYKYISLLYPERIHLYDYMAQDTLLVLDEPARLLETAKQLERDESEWNMHLLQNGKTLPELQLSVDSDVIMYQRPFQSLFMSIFLRQVPHIQPQNILGFISRGMQDFHGQMNVLKSEMERWHKSGVKVIMLANGEERMERIRRVLDDYGIEEPTILQGNLGSGFELPSIHLAVITEGEMFSQKQRKARKVSKGIDNAERIKSYTELKIGDYVVHQNHGIGKYMGIGTLEVSGIHRDYMHILYAGGDKLSVPIEQIDLIQKYVGSEDKEPKVYKLGGNEWTRVTSKVRSSVQDIADDLIKLYAERQSALGYGFEKDTQEQREFEEMFPYEETRDQLRAIEEIKKDMEQNRPMDRLLCGDVGYGKTEVAIRAAFKSAIEGKQVAVLVPTTILAQQHYETFRERFANYPLNIQVLSRFRSRKEQNDTIKGVRQGTVDVIIGTHRLLSQDLVFKDLGLLIVDEEQRFGVTHKEKLKRLKTNVDVLTLTATPIPRTLHMSMLGVRDLSVIETPPENRFPVQTYVVEHSQTLTREAVERELARGGQVYYLYNRVQGIQEMAAQISMLVPEARVGIGHGQMSESELEKTILDFLDGEYDVLVSTSIIETGVDIPNVNTLIVHDADKMGLSQLYQLRGRVGRSNRIAYAYFTYQRDKVLTEVAEKRLQSIKEFTELGSGFKIAMRDLSIRGAGNLLGAEQHGFIASVGFDLYSQMLAEEIRKRKVSVLGEEDTSLKQGNTVIDLSIDAYLPSEYIYDSIQKIEIYKKVAAVASFEDASELEDELLDRFGELPESVINLLSVARLKVYGKLYGMESMVRRGDEVMLNFHEGSLGVFDTAKLAKVGNSFERRVQFDKDAKATIRIKAKDLGDKELLDVLEQFLAAAKQSLKSKGELHNVVK from the coding sequence TTGTTATTACAAGGTCTTATAGAAGATTTTTCCAAGGATATTGATTTCCAGTCTGTCACCCGTGGCATCGCAGCAGGTATGAAGGAACAGCTTATCTCCGGTCTGTCCGGCTCGGCCAGACAAATCATGCTGGCTGCTCTGCATGAGGAGACGCAGCGTCCGCTGCTGGTTGTGACCCATAATATGTTCTCAGCCCAGAAGATGGCTGATGATTTACAGGAAGCGCTTTCCCCGGAGCAGGTGCTGCTCTACCCGGCGAATGAGCTGGTGGCGGCTGAGGCCGCTGTCTCAAGCCCGGAGACGCTGGCCCAGCGGATTGATGTGCTGACGCGCTGCGCCCAGGGCTTCCGGGGAATTGTAGTTGTTCCATACTCCGGCGTTCGGAGGCTGCTCCCCGCTCCGCATGTCATGGCTGAAGCCCAGCTTACGGTTTCACAGGACGGAACCTTGCCACTGGATGACTTCCTCATGTCCATGATTGAGATGGGCTATGAGCGGGTGGAGCGTGTAGAGAACCGCGGTGAGCTTAGTGTGCGCGGAGGTATTATCGACTTCTATCCCATGACCTCTCCATTGGCTTACCGGGTGGAGCTGTTTGATGATGAAGTTGATTCCATCCGTACCTTCGACCCTATGGATCAGCGCTCCATCGATAAGGTCCGCAGTGTGAAGATTACACCGGCCAAGGAGATTATATTCGATCAGCTCCGCCAGGATGCGGCTTCTACCGCTGCGTCTGCGATGCTGGAGCGGCAGCTTGAGAAGATGAGTGACCGTCAGGCTAAGCTGCGCCTGCGTGAGGAGATGGGCCGGGAGCTGGAGATGCTGCGGCAGGGTACCTATTTCCCGGAAGTCTATAAATATATCAGTCTGCTCTACCCTGAACGTATTCATCTGTATGATTACATGGCTCAGGATACTTTGCTTGTCCTGGATGAGCCGGCCAGACTTCTGGAGACCGCCAAGCAGCTGGAGCGGGATGAGTCAGAATGGAATATGCACTTGCTGCAGAACGGCAAAACGCTGCCTGAGCTGCAGCTCTCTGTCGACAGCGATGTTATTATGTACCAGCGTCCGTTCCAGAGCCTGTTTATGTCGATATTTCTGCGTCAGGTTCCGCATATTCAGCCACAGAATATCTTAGGCTTCATCAGCCGTGGAATGCAGGACTTCCATGGCCAGATGAATGTGCTGAAATCCGAGATGGAGCGTTGGCACAAGTCCGGCGTGAAGGTTATCATGCTGGCGAACGGCGAGGAGCGGATGGAGCGTATCCGCCGGGTACTGGATGACTATGGCATCGAGGAGCCGACGATCCTGCAGGGCAACCTGGGCTCCGGCTTCGAGCTTCCTTCGATTCATCTCGCAGTGATCACTGAAGGTGAGATGTTCTCGCAGAAGCAGCGCAAGGCGCGGAAGGTCTCCAAGGGCATTGATAATGCCGAACGGATTAAGAGCTATACCGAACTGAAGATCGGGGATTATGTGGTTCACCAGAATCACGGGATCGGTAAATATATGGGCATCGGGACGCTTGAGGTCAGCGGCATTCACCGCGACTATATGCATATCCTCTATGCCGGAGGCGACAAGCTCTCTGTTCCGATTGAACAGATTGACCTGATTCAGAAATATGTCGGCTCTGAAGACAAGGAGCCGAAGGTATATAAGCTGGGCGGCAATGAGTGGACCCGGGTTACCAGCAAGGTGCGGAGCTCGGTTCAGGATATCGCCGATGATCTGATCAAGCTGTACGCAGAGCGCCAGAGCGCGCTTGGCTATGGCTTCGAGAAGGATACGCAGGAGCAGCGCGAATTCGAAGAGATGTTCCCGTATGAGGAGACCCGTGACCAGCTGCGGGCGATTGAAGAGATCAAGAAGGATATGGAGCAGAACCGTCCGATGGACCGGCTGCTCTGCGGCGATGTAGGCTATGGCAAGACAGAGGTGGCGATCCGGGCTGCTTTTAAATCTGCGATAGAGGGCAAGCAGGTGGCGGTGCTCGTGCCGACGACGATTCTGGCGCAGCAGCACTACGAGACCTTCCGCGAGCGCTTCGCCAATTATCCGCTCAATATTCAGGTGCTGAGCCGGTTCCGCAGCCGCAAGGAGCAGAATGATACGATCAAGGGAGTACGCCAGGGGACAGTGGATGTCATTATCGGCACACACCGGCTGCTGTCTCAGGATCTGGTCTTCAAGGACCTCGGCCTTCTGATTGTCGATGAAGAGCAGCGTTTCGGCGTGACCCACAAGGAGAAGCTGAAGCGGCTGAAGACCAATGTTGATGTATTGACTCTGACGGCCACACCGATTCCCCGCACGCTGCATATGTCGATGCTTGGGGTACGTGACTTGTCAGTTATTGAGACACCACCCGAGAACCGCTTTCCCGTACAGACGTATGTGGTGGAGCATAGCCAGACGCTGACCCGGGAAGCTGTGGAACGCGAGCTGGCCCGTGGCGGTCAGGTCTACTATCTATACAACCGTGTACAGGGCATTCAGGAAATGGCGGCGCAGATCTCCATGCTGGTGCCAGAGGCAAGAGTGGGTATCGGGCATGGACAGATGTCGGAATCCGAGCTGGAGAAGACGATTCTCGACTTCCTGGACGGAGAGTATGATGTGCTGGTCAGCACCAGTATTATAGAGACGGGTGTCGATATTCCTAATGTTAATACCCTTATTGTTCATGATGCTGACAAAATGGGCCTGTCCCAGCTCTATCAGCTGCGCGGCCGCGTCGGCCGTTCCAACCGGATTGCATATGCCTACTTCACCTACCAGCGCGACAAAGTGCTGACAGAGGTGGCTGAAAAGCGCCTGCAGTCCATCAAGGAATTCACCGAGCTCGGGTCCGGCTTCAAAATTGCTATGCGCGATCTTTCCATCCGGGGAGCAGGCAATCTGCTCGGTGCGGAGCAGCATGGCTTCATCGCCTCGGTCGGCTTCGACCTGTATTCGCAGATGCTGGCTGAGGAAATCCGCAAACGCAAGGTGAGCGTGCTGGGCGAGGAGGATACTTCGCTGAAGCAGGGGAATACGGTCATTGATTTGTCGATTGACGCCTATCTTCCTTCCGAGTATATTTACGACAGTATCCAAAAAATAGAAATCTATAAAAAAGTGGCTGCAGTAGCCTCCTTCGAGGATGCCTCGGAGCTTGAGGATGAGCTGCTGGACCGGTTCGGCGAATTGCCGGAGTCCGTTATTAATCTGCTCTCTGTGGCCCGGCTGAAGGTGTACGGTAAGCTGTACGGCATGGAATCCATGGTCCGGCGCGGGGATGAGGTCATGCTTAATTTCCACGAGGGCAGCCTCGGGGTCTTTGATACGGCGAAGCTCGCCAAAGTTGGTAATAGCTTTGAAAGGCGTGTACAATTTGATAAGGATGCGAAGGCAACGATCCGGATCAAAGCGAAAGATTTAGGTGACAAGGAGCTGCTGGATGTGCTGGAGCAATTCCTGGCGGCAGCCAAACAGTCTTTAAAATCGAAGGGAGAATTACACAATGTCGTTAAATAA
- the veg gene encoding biofilm formation stimulator Veg, protein MANNALLEIKRSLEAHVGHKITLRANGGRRKTVERTGVLEETYPSVFIVKLDQEQQTFKRVSYSYADILTESVEITVTEDDGQMRIMYIKA, encoded by the coding sequence ATGGCTAATAACGCGCTGTTGGAAATTAAACGCAGTCTTGAAGCTCACGTCGGTCATAAGATCACGTTGCGGGCTAACGGTGGCCGTCGGAAGACCGTTGAACGCACCGGTGTCCTGGAAGAAACGTACCCTTCTGTATTTATTGTCAAACTCGATCAGGAGCAGCAGACATTCAAGCGTGTCTCCTATAGCTATGCCGATATACTTACTGAATCTGTGGAAATCACAGTTACCGAAGACGATGGGCAGATGCGGATTATGTATATCAAAGCTTAG
- the pth gene encoding aminoacyl-tRNA hydrolase yields MKWIVGLGNPGTQYAKTKHNVGFMALDELASRHGIAFNQNKCKSVIGEGIIGGVKTVLIKPMTFMNLSGEAVRAYMDYYKVQLEDMIVVYDDLDTELGKIRLRYQGSAGGHNGIKSIIQHTGTQSFNRVRMGISRPEPGFAIVDYVLSTFAKKDGARLESMISDTCDAVEFSLQHTFEQTMAKFNG; encoded by the coding sequence ATGAAATGGATTGTTGGACTCGGGAATCCCGGAACGCAATACGCGAAGACCAAACATAATGTCGGCTTCATGGCCCTCGATGAGCTTGCGTCCAGACACGGAATTGCCTTTAACCAGAATAAGTGCAAATCGGTAATCGGTGAAGGGATAATCGGTGGTGTGAAGACGGTGCTGATCAAGCCGATGACCTTCATGAACCTGTCCGGGGAAGCGGTACGGGCTTATATGGATTATTATAAGGTACAGCTGGAAGATATGATTGTGGTCTATGATGACCTGGATACGGAACTGGGAAAGATCAGGCTGCGTTATCAGGGCAGTGCCGGCGGACACAATGGCATCAAGTCCATCATTCAGCATACGGGCACCCAGAGCTTCAACCGGGTGCGGATGGGCATATCCCGTCCGGAGCCGGGCTTTGCTATAGTTGACTACGTACTATCTACCTTCGCCAAAAAGGATGGAGCAAGGCTTGAGAGCATGATAAGTGATACTTGCGATGCTGTGGAATTCAGCCTGCAGCATACCTTTGAACAGACCATGGCCAAATTCAACGGATGA
- a CDS encoding small, acid-soluble spore protein, alpha/beta type produces MSRRRRSMMSEELKTELAKELGFYETVEQEGWGGIRAVDAGNMVKRAIQLAEQAAARKS; encoded by the coding sequence ATGAGCCGCAGAAGACGGAGCATGATGTCGGAGGAATTGAAGACGGAGCTGGCAAAGGAGCTTGGGTTCTACGAAACGGTAGAGCAGGAGGGCTGGGGCGGGATTCGGGCAGTCGACGCCGGGAATATGGTGAAGCGGGCGATTCAGCTGGCAGAGCAGGCCGCTGCGAGGAAATCGTAA
- a CDS encoding ribose-phosphate diphosphokinase, with protein sequence MTYCDSKLKIFTCNSNPKLASQIADYIGIPMGESHTTSFSDGEIQVKLSESVRGCHVYIVQSTCGPVNDNLMELLVMVDALKRASAKSINVVIPYYGYARQDRKARSRDPITAKLVANLIEKAGAHRVITMDLHAMQIQGFFDIPVDHLLGVPILAQYFRSKQIQNPVVVSPDHGGVVRARKLADFLNAPLAIIDKRRPEPNVSEVMNIIGNIEGKTAILIDDIIDTAGTIVLGANALMEGGVKEVYACCTHPVLSGPAHERLENSPIKEIIVTDTIPIRSSNPTSKLKVLSVAPLMGEAIIRVHEELSISKLFEIE encoded by the coding sequence ATGACTTATTGTGATTCCAAACTCAAGATTTTCACCTGCAACTCCAATCCTAAGCTGGCCAGCCAGATTGCTGATTATATCGGCATTCCTATGGGCGAGTCCCATACGACCAGCTTCAGTGACGGAGAGATTCAGGTTAAGCTGTCGGAGAGTGTCCGGGGCTGTCATGTCTATATCGTACAGTCCACTTGCGGACCGGTGAACGACAATCTGATGGAGCTCCTGGTGATGGTAGATGCGCTTAAGCGTGCCTCCGCAAAGAGCATCAATGTCGTGATTCCTTACTACGGGTATGCCCGTCAAGACCGTAAGGCCCGTTCCCGTGATCCGATTACGGCCAAGCTGGTAGCGAACCTGATTGAGAAGGCGGGTGCACACCGCGTCATTACTATGGACCTTCATGCGATGCAGATTCAAGGCTTCTTCGACATTCCTGTGGATCATCTGCTGGGTGTTCCGATTCTGGCTCAATACTTCCGTTCGAAGCAAATTCAGAATCCGGTGGTCGTCTCTCCTGACCATGGCGGTGTGGTGCGTGCCAGAAAACTGGCCGACTTCCTTAACGCTCCGCTGGCGATTATCGACAAGCGCCGTCCTGAACCGAACGTCAGTGAGGTCATGAACATTATCGGTAATATTGAAGGCAAAACGGCGATCCTGATCGATGATATCATCGACACAGCAGGAACAATCGTTCTGGGAGCCAATGCTCTGATGGAAGGCGGCGTGAAAGAAGTCTACGCCTGCTGTACGCATCCTGTATTGTCCGGTCCGGCGCATGAACGTCTGGAAAACTCTCCGATCAAAGAAATTATCGTGACGGATACCATTCCAATTCGCAGCAGCAACCCGACCTCGAAGCTCAAGGTGCTGTCCGTAGCACCGCTTATGGGCGAAGCTATCATTCGCGTGCATGAAGAGCTTTCGATCAGCAAGCTGTTCGAAATCGAATAG
- the spoVG gene encoding septation regulator SpoVG, whose protein sequence is MQITDVRLRRVNSEGRMKAIASITIDNEFVVHDIRVIDGNNGMFVAMPSKRTPDGEFRDIAHPISSGTREKIQSAVLAEYERAATEEEEVIEEGA, encoded by the coding sequence ATGCAAATTACGGATGTCAGACTCCGCCGCGTCAACTCTGAGGGGAGAATGAAAGCAATCGCATCCATTACAATCGATAACGAGTTTGTTGTTCATGACATTCGCGTCATCGACGGGAATAACGGGATGTTTGTTGCAATGCCCAGCAAGCGTACACCTGACGGAGAATTCCGCGATATCGCACACCCGATTTCTTCGGGAACGCGCGAAAAGATTCAATCTGCGGTTCTGGCCGAGTACGAACGTGCCGCTACGGAAGAAGAGGAAGTTATTGAAGAGGGAGCTTAA
- the ispE gene encoding 4-(cytidine 5'-diphospho)-2-C-methyl-D-erythritol kinase: MKMYEKAPAKINLMLDVLHKRADGFHEVEMIMTMVDLADRLELSELKRDSIIISSQAGYIPLDEKNLAFQAARLIKDRYNVRSGVHIHLDKRIPVAAGLAGGSSDAAATLRGLNRLWRLGIPVQELQELGAELGSDVPFCVTGGTALATGRGEQLTQIANPPQMWVILAKPPINVSTAEVYGRVRAGNIAVHPSALRMQQALEAGDFSAVCEGLGNVLEDVTLKLHPEVQQLKEAMLKLGADGVLMSGSGPTVFGLVSKHSKVARIYNGLRGFCKEVYAVRSLS; the protein is encoded by the coding sequence TTGAAAATGTATGAGAAGGCACCGGCAAAAATTAATTTGATGCTGGATGTGCTGCATAAGCGGGCTGACGGATTTCATGAAGTGGAAATGATAATGACAATGGTCGATCTGGCGGACCGTCTGGAGCTATCGGAGCTGAAGCGGGATTCAATTATTATCTCAAGCCAGGCCGGATATATTCCGCTGGATGAGAAGAATCTGGCCTTCCAGGCGGCAAGGCTGATCAAGGACCGGTATAACGTCAGAAGCGGAGTACATATCCATTTGGACAAAAGAATTCCGGTCGCTGCCGGCCTCGCCGGCGGCAGCAGCGATGCCGCAGCTACGCTGCGCGGCCTGAACCGGCTCTGGCGCCTGGGCATCCCGGTGCAAGAGCTGCAGGAGCTAGGCGCTGAGCTGGGCTCAGACGTCCCGTTCTGCGTCACAGGAGGCACTGCCCTGGCTACGGGCAGGGGCGAACAGCTAACCCAAATCGCGAATCCGCCGCAAATGTGGGTCATCCTGGCGAAGCCGCCGATCAATGTATCAACAGCTGAGGTATACGGACGCGTGCGCGCCGGCAACATAGCGGTGCATCCGTCCGCGCTCCGCATGCAGCAGGCTCTGGAGGCCGGTGACTTCTCAGCCGTCTGTGAGGGCCTCGGCAACGTGCTGGAGGATGTGACTCTGAAGCTGCACCCTGAGGTGCAGCAGCTCAAGGAAGCGATGCTGAAGCTGGGGGCGGACGGCGTGCTGATGTCGGGGAGCGGTCCGACCGTATTTGGCCTTGTCTCCAAGCACTCCAAGGTGGCGAGAATTTATAACGGGCTGCGCGGATTCTGTAAGGAAGTCTATGCAGTGCGTTCGCTTAGCTAA
- the yabG gene encoding sporulation peptidase YabG, translating to MNLGDLVIRKSYGGDVTFRVDNIMQNRAVIKGTEFRLLADSPLEDLVQVPPTRVTERGARAQIKATESLTWLRKDRQIQSQRSGESVSGSTGTWGPSPKEAAYFEVPGKVLHLDGDALYLKKSLSLYEQLRIPAEGHHVNESKMAETLYRLLPRVRPDIVVITGHDGVLKQQQNYDLYSLSSYKNSQNFVAAIRVAREYERNFDALTIVAGACQSHFEALLGNGANFASSPGRILIHALDPVYIAAKASFTSIRDTVNLSDVLSHTISGNQGMGGIETRGSFRIGMPQLQNLATLKVAPSVL from the coding sequence ATGAATCTAGGAGACTTGGTCATTCGTAAATCCTATGGCGGCGATGTGACCTTTCGGGTAGACAATATAATGCAGAATAGAGCAGTCATTAAAGGCACGGAGTTCCGTCTGCTGGCGGATTCCCCGCTGGAGGATCTGGTTCAGGTGCCTCCTACACGGGTTACTGAGCGGGGAGCGCGTGCGCAGATCAAGGCAACAGAATCTTTAACCTGGCTGCGTAAAGACCGGCAGATCCAGAGCCAGCGAAGCGGAGAAAGCGTATCGGGGTCCACGGGAACCTGGGGCCCGTCTCCGAAGGAAGCGGCTTACTTTGAAGTGCCGGGCAAGGTCCTGCATTTGGATGGGGATGCGCTCTATCTGAAGAAGAGCCTGAGCCTCTACGAGCAGCTGCGCATACCTGCGGAGGGACATCATGTCAACGAATCCAAAATGGCAGAGACGCTGTACCGTCTGCTGCCCCGTGTGCGTCCGGATATCGTAGTGATTACCGGCCATGATGGAGTACTTAAGCAACAGCAGAATTATGATTTGTACAGTCTGAGCAGCTATAAGAATTCACAGAATTTTGTGGCAGCCATCCGGGTGGCCCGGGAGTACGAACGGAATTTCGATGCCTTGACGATCGTAGCCGGAGCCTGCCAGTCGCACTTTGAGGCTCTCCTGGGCAATGGTGCCAACTTCGCCAGCTCCCCGGGCAGAATACTCATTCATGCCCTGGACCCGGTGTATATCGCGGCCAAGGCCTCTTTTACCTCCATCCGGGATACGGTGAACCTAAGCGATGTACTGAGCCATACGATCAGCGGCAATCAGGGGATGGGCGGAATAGAGACGCGGGGCAGCTTCCGGATCGGAATGCCTCAGCTGCAGAACCTGGCTACGCTGAAGGTAGCGCCTTCGGTGCTGTAA
- the purR gene encoding pur operon repressor: protein MKKLKRSQRLVDMTQFLLEKPHDLLPLSTFAERYGAAKSSVSEDLAIIKEVFEGEGMGELQTLAGAAGGVRYIPRMPMDMALAFVNRLCGQLEQSDRILPGGYLYMSDLLGLPSLMEQAGKIIATAFYGVEIDVVMTVETKGIPLAYATAAQLGLPVVLVRRDHQVTEGSAVSINYVSGSHKSIHTMSLSRRALREKSRVLIVDDFMKAGGTVRGMVDLLGEFNAEVAGVGVLVESGDVENEERLLHDYVSLVKLTEVDSKVRRISAFPGNYFSS from the coding sequence GTGAAAAAACTTAAACGAAGCCAACGGTTAGTTGACATGACCCAATTTTTACTGGAGAAGCCGCATGATCTGCTGCCGCTGTCCACTTTTGCAGAGCGGTACGGTGCGGCGAAGTCATCGGTCAGCGAGGACCTGGCTATTATAAAAGAGGTATTTGAAGGCGAAGGGATGGGCGAGCTGCAGACACTGGCCGGGGCAGCGGGTGGAGTGCGGTATATTCCGCGCATGCCCATGGATATGGCGCTTGCCTTCGTGAACCGTCTGTGCGGGCAGCTTGAGCAGAGTGACCGGATTCTGCCCGGCGGTTATCTGTATATGTCGGATTTGCTCGGCCTTCCATCCCTTATGGAGCAGGCAGGCAAGATCATTGCTACAGCCTTCTACGGCGTGGAGATTGACGTCGTCATGACGGTGGAGACCAAAGGGATTCCGCTGGCGTACGCAACGGCTGCTCAGCTGGGGCTGCCGGTTGTGCTGGTACGCCGTGACCATCAGGTAACGGAGGGCTCAGCTGTAAGCATCAACTATGTATCAGGCTCCCATAAGAGCATCCATACGATGTCCCTGTCCAGACGGGCGCTGCGTGAGAAATCCCGGGTGCTGATTGTCGATGACTTCATGAAGGCGGGCGGCACCGTACGCGGAATGGTCGATCTGCTGGGTGAGTTCAATGCAGAGGTCGCAGGTGTAGGTGTGCTCGTAGAGTCCGGCGACGTGGAGAATGAAGAACGTCTACTGCATGACTACGTGTCTCTGGTGAAGCTGACAGAGGTGGACTCCAAGGTGCGGCGTATTTCGGCGTTTCCGGGCAACTATTTCTCCTCCTGA